A part of Oncorhynchus masou masou isolate Uvic2021 chromosome 30, UVic_Omas_1.1, whole genome shotgun sequence genomic DNA contains:
- the LOC135522539 gene encoding transmembrane protein 108-like, which produces MKRSLQVLRRQLLSVLAILSVPVGVVSSTLELYPSRTPKDPVSMSAPHSSPPNPLLPLPDWQQEDSSSGDPWSTQGGALPTGIIKPTTAPSSWGWHLTHHTSLAHTVTPPSKDSLIHAAATFSPNTVNSVRVNQDPGPSSVSPSPVKQAHSPSSGALNPGHSSNSLSADQGLLPNSVNQAHSPDTVNFNQGNSPPSPPSSAGPQSKVAPAAVEGTPDSGSALAPSLPNPLTDREHTLSLELGSPPDPTHTQEPMGGTVKEPTDTSQQDFTTELQPSSLSSSSSEDAALDQTLWEHVEATPKLSRPHAITLREVHPLVNEDPTLELKTDGNVTFHSGSVEGILGKDPSSQWNSSSATEPPSTASGNFLNRLVPATTADPWGPGNGSSPALDSPLSSSTICLSKMDIVWIVLAISVPVSSCSVLLTVCCMRRKKKSSNQENNLSYWNNAITMDYFNRHAVELPREITSLDNAEETCLPPNGDYRNSGVVLVNPFCQETLFINREKSCDI; this is translated from the exons gtgttCTAGCGATCCTATCTGTGCCAGTGGGAGTGGTGTCCTCTACCCTGGAGCTGTACCCCAGCCGGACCCCCAAGGACCCTGTCTCCATGTCTGCTCCCCACAGCAGCCCCCCTAACCCGCTCCTGCCTCTCCCAGACTGGCAGCAGGAGGACTCCAGCAGCGGGGACCCTTGGTCCACCCAGGGAGGGGCGCTGCCCACAGGCATCATCAAGCCCACCACAGCCCCCAGCTCCTGGGGCTGGCATCTAACCCACCACACCAGCCTGGCACACACTGTGACACCACCCAGTAAAGACAGCCTCATTCATGCTGCAGCTACTTTCAGTCCTAACACTGTGAACTCTGTGAGAGTAAACCAAGACCCTGGCCCTAGCTCTGTCAGCCCCAGTCCAGTCAAGCAGGCCCATTCCCCCAGCTCTGGTGCTCTCAACCCAGGCCACAGCTCCAATTCTCTCAGTGCAGACCAGGGCCTCTTGCCCAACTCAGTCAATCAAGCCCATAGCCCAGATACTGTTAATTTTAACCAGGGCAACAGCCCTCCTAGCCCTCCTAGCTCTGCTGGCCCACAGAGTAAGGTAGCCCCAGCTGCAGTGGAGGGGACTCCAGACTCTGGGTCTGCCCTGGCTCCTTCTTTGCCCAACCCGCTCACAGATAGAGAGCATACTCTGAGCCTGGAGCTTGGTAGTCCACcggaccccacacacacccaggaGCCTATGGGGGGGACTGTCAAGGAGCCCACAGACACCAGTCAGCAGGACTTCACCACTGAGCTgcagccttcctctctctcctcctcttcctcagaggaTGCTGCTCTAGATCAGACCCTTTGGGAGCATGTTGAAGCCACGCCCAAGCTTTCCCGACCCCATGCCATCACCCTACGGGAGGTGCACCCCCTGGTCAACGAGGACCCCACCCTGGAGCTCAAAACAGATGGCAATGTCACTTTTCATAGCGGCAGTGTGGAGGGCATCCTTGGCAAGGACCCTTCCTCCCAGTGGAACAGCTCATCCGCTACGGAGCCCCCCTCCACGGCCAGTGGGAACTTTCTGAACCGACTGGTCCCCGCCACCACTGCAGACCCCTGGGGTCCTGGTAATGGCTCCAGCCCAGCTCTGGACTCACCGCTGTCCAGCTCCACCATCTGCCTGAGCAAGATGGACATTGTGTGGATCGTGTTGGCCATCAGTGTGCCTGTGTCCTCATGCT ctgTCCTGCTGACAGTGTGCTGtatgaggaggaagaagaagtcTTCAAATCAGGAGAACAACCTGAGCTACTGGAACAATGCCATCACCATGGACTACTTCAACAGGCACGCGGTGGAGCTGCCCCGGGAAATCACATCCCTTGACAATGCTGAG gagaCGTGTCTACCCCCTAACGGGGACTACAGAAACAGCGGGGTGGTGCTGGTTAACCCTTTCTGCCAGGAGACCTTGTTCATCAACAGAGAGAAGTCCTGCGACATCTAG